GGTCGTTCTCGTCGCCACTGGGAGCTCCGCGCGGCTGACGCAGGCGACTAAGGACCGACCGGTGGACGCAGTCATCATGGCGATCGTCGACACGCTCGAAGTCGGTGGCGTCGTCCTCTACCGCAAATGACGCATGATGCCCAGCAGAGGCGCGCGGAGATACGGCAGGCGTCGCTAACGCGGCGAGACTCCCTCTCACGTGAAGACGTCGAACGATGGGGCGACGCGATCGCCGATTGCGTCCAGCGCGTCCTGGAGCAGGAATCCCCCACGACCGTGTTCACCTACCTCGCGTTCGGGAACGAGGTTCCCACGCTAGGAATCGTGCATCATCTTCTGTCAAGCGGCAGGCGCGTTGTCGTGCCTTACGTGACTACGGGATCGCCGAACATGACCTGCCATGAGATCGAAGACCCGGAGCGC
This genomic interval from Candidatus Poribacteria bacterium contains the following:
- a CDS encoding 5-formyltetrahydrofolate cyclo-ligase, giving the protein MTHDAQQRRAEIRQASLTRRDSLSREDVERWGDAIADCVQRVLEQESPTTVFTYLAFGNEVPTLGIVHHLLSSGRRVVVPYVTTGSPNMTCHEIEDPERDLKRGIWGIPTPRVSRCPAVDPHDIDAALVPLVAFDDDGYRIGHGAGYYDRFLGAYRRMRRIGLAFEMQRIESCHPQEWDEPLDCLVTESGVRAFPDRR